In Rattus norvegicus strain BN/NHsdMcwi chromosome 3, GRCr8, whole genome shotgun sequence, a genomic segment contains:
- the LOC134486274 gene encoding Y-linked testis-specific protein 1-like has product MVGRAVEHKFEGKHGSKYNWRGVVLAQVPIMKDWFYITYKKDPVLYIYQLLDDYTEGNLRIIPETPLAEVKSDVDSNILTGQCVQFTRSDRSKKIGKVIYQVLGKPSVYLFKFDGNVHIYVYNLMEKIR; this is encoded by the coding sequence atggttggccgagctgtggagcataaatttgagggcaaacatggctctaagtacaactggaggggggtggtcctagcccaggtgccgatcatgaaggactggttttacatcacctacaagaaagatccagtcctatacatctaccagctcctggatgattacacagaaggtaacctccgtatcattccagagactcctctagcagaggtgaagtcagacgttgacagcaacatcttaacaggtcaatgtgtgcagttcaccagaagcgaccggtccaaaaagatcggcaaagtcatttaccaagttctaggcaagccttccgtgtacttgtTCAAGTTTGATGGCAacgtccacatctatgtctataatctgatggaaaagatccgttaa